One window of the Methylovirgula sp. HY1 genome contains the following:
- a CDS encoding conjugal transfer protein TraG has protein sequence MTHPYSPSSSKGASAAKILWGQIVIVLLIVLMMTWAATEWTAWRLGFQPELGHPWFEIMSFPFYLPPAFFWWWFSFDAYAPSIFLEGGYIAASGGLISVIVAIGMSVWRAREAKTVATYGSARWATREEMKTAGLLSSDGVVLGRYERTYLRHDGPEHVLCFAPTRSGKGVGLVVPTLLTWPGSAVVHDIKGENWQLTAGFRAKHGHVLLFDPTNPNSSAYNPLLEVRRGEWEVRDVQNIADILVDPEGSLERRNHWEKTSHALLVGVILHVLYAEADKTLPGVATFLSDPKRPIETTLAAMMYTAHLGDAGPHPVIASAARELLNKSPNERSGVLSTAMSFLGLYRDPVIATVTRRCDWRIGDIVDGSRPTTLYLVVPPSDISRTKPLIRLILNQIGRRLTEDLNAKTKRHRLLLMLDEFPALGRLDFFESALAFMAGYGLKSFLIAQSLNQIEKAYGPNNSILDNCHVRVSFATNDERTAKRVSDALGTATELRAMRNYAGHRLSPWLGHLMVSRTETSRPLLTPGEVMQLPPADEIVMVSGTPPIRANKARYYEDARFRERILSPPRLATYEPGRQADEWTGRPLPPRPNIELPIESAINSDSDDPTESERRHQPELSEAKPVEKKEALANEFDVGDDTDDDPARFKQMNTLMQGVARQASFDRGDDLGM, from the coding sequence CCCCGTCATCCAGCAAAGGCGCGTCTGCCGCGAAAATCCTTTGGGGTCAGATCGTCATCGTCCTTCTGATCGTGTTGATGATGACATGGGCCGCGACGGAGTGGACGGCCTGGCGCCTCGGTTTCCAGCCGGAGCTTGGGCATCCCTGGTTCGAGATCATGAGCTTCCCGTTTTATCTACCGCCGGCCTTCTTCTGGTGGTGGTTTTCCTTCGATGCCTATGCGCCATCGATCTTTCTAGAGGGCGGCTACATCGCTGCGTCGGGCGGTCTCATCTCAGTCATTGTCGCAATCGGTATGTCGGTCTGGCGGGCGCGCGAGGCCAAGACTGTCGCGACCTATGGCTCCGCCCGCTGGGCAACCCGGGAAGAGATGAAGACAGCCGGCCTCCTCAGCTCCGATGGCGTCGTGCTTGGCCGATATGAACGGACCTATCTCCGCCATGACGGACCCGAGCATGTCCTCTGCTTCGCCCCGACACGGAGCGGCAAAGGCGTCGGCTTGGTTGTGCCGACGCTCTTGACCTGGCCCGGTTCAGCCGTCGTCCATGACATCAAGGGCGAGAATTGGCAGCTCACCGCCGGCTTCCGCGCAAAGCATGGCCACGTCCTGCTCTTCGATCCGACCAACCCGAATTCCTCGGCCTATAATCCCTTACTTGAAGTCCGGCGTGGGGAATGGGAGGTTCGCGATGTCCAGAACATCGCCGATATCCTGGTCGATCCGGAGGGTTCGCTCGAACGCCGGAACCATTGGGAAAAGACCAGCCACGCCCTGCTCGTCGGCGTCATCCTGCATGTCCTCTATGCCGAAGCCGATAAGACACTGCCGGGCGTCGCAACCTTCCTTTCCGATCCGAAGCGGCCGATCGAGACGACGCTCGCCGCCATGATGTATACAGCCCATCTTGGCGACGCCGGTCCCCATCCGGTCATCGCCAGTGCGGCGCGGGAACTCCTGAACAAATCGCCCAATGAGCGCTCCGGCGTGCTCTCGACGGCCATGAGTTTTCTTGGTCTCTATCGCGATCCCGTGATCGCCACTGTCACCCGGCGCTGTGATTGGCGCATCGGCGATATCGTCGACGGTTCGCGCCCGACGACGCTCTATCTGGTCGTGCCACCGTCCGACATCAGCCGGACCAAGCCTCTGATCCGCCTGATCCTCAATCAGATCGGCCGGCGCCTCACCGAAGACCTGAACGCCAAGACCAAGCGGCATAGGCTGCTCTTGATGCTGGATGAGTTTCCGGCGCTGGGACGGTTGGATTTCTTCGAATCGGCGCTCGCCTTCATGGCGGGCTACGGCTTGAAGAGCTTTCTGATCGCGCAAAGCCTGAACCAGATCGAGAAAGCCTATGGCCCGAACAATTCGATCCTGGACAATTGCCATGTACGGGTATCGTTTGCCACGAACGATGAACGGACGGCGAAACGTGTCTCGGACGCGCTCGGCACCGCCACCGAATTGCGTGCCATGCGCAACTATGCCGGCCACCGCCTCTCGCCTTGGCTCGGCCATCTGATGGTCTCCCGCACCGAGACGTCACGTCCCTTGCTCACACCAGGCGAGGTCATGCAGCTCCCGCCCGCCGACGAAATCGTCATGGTCTCGGGGACACCACCGATCCGCGCCAATAAGGCGCGCTACTATGAGGATGCGCGATTCCGGGAACGCATTCTTTCCCCACCAAGGCTGGCAACATATGAACCAGGACGCCAAGCTGACGAATGGACCGGTCGGCCCTTGCCACCTCGACCTAACATCGAACTGCCAATCGAAAGCGCCATTAACTCAGACAGCGATGATCCGACTGAATCCGAGCGTCGGCATCAGCCCGAATTAAGCGAGGCAAAACCTGTCGAGAAGAAGGAAGCGCTCGCCAATGAATTTGACGTTGGCGACGATACGGATGACGACCCAGCGCGCTTCAAGCAAATGAACACGCTCATGCAAGGCGTTGCTCGCCAAGCTTCATTCGACCGCGGCGACGACCTCGGGATGTGA